CTGCTCGACCTGGTGAATCGCGACTCGCTGCTCGCCAGCCCGCCGGGGCGCACCTGGAATCAGCGCGACGACGGCGCGCTGCTCATGGAAGAGCGCTCCCTCGATCCGGTGACCTCGCGCGTACGCGTTCGCCAGACGCTGATCGATCCCGAGAGCGGTCCCCGCCCGGTCAAGGAGTACGACGTGCGCCTCTACACCTGCGCCGAGCTCACCGCGATGTTCGACCGGCATGGGCTCGAACGGCTCGAGGTGTGGGGCGGCGCCGATCGCTCGAGCTACGTGCCCGACAGCCCGCGCCTCGTGCTGCTGGCCGAGCGCCGGGCGGGCTGAAGCCCACGATGCTGGACAACGCCAGGCTTCGCGAGCGACTCGGCGCGCTCACCCGCGCGCGCCGCGAGCGGGCCGCGCCGCGGGCGGCGGCCGAGAGCGGGCAGCCGGCGCGACGCCGGCGGCCGGCGCGCGAAGCCGAGGGCGTCGAGGCCGCGCTGGCCACCGGCGTCGAGGCGTTCTTGCAGGGCGGGGAGTGGCGTGACGAGTCGGGTGCCGTGTTCGTGCACGAGCGGCTCCGCTCCGACCTCGAGAGGCCTCGCGAGAGCTGGGGGCGGCTCGATCCGCCGCCCGCGAGCGAGCCTCTGCTCCAGGCTCTGGCCGAGGCCGGGCTCGCGCGTGCGCTGTTCCTCGATCTCGAGACG
This DNA window, taken from Candidatus Sulfotelmatobacter sp., encodes the following:
- a CDS encoding ribonuclease H-like domain-containing protein, encoding MLDNARLRERLGALTRARRERAAPRAAAESGQPARRRRPAREAEGVEAALATGVEAFLQGGEWRDESGAVFVHERLRSDLERPRESWGRLDPPPASEPLLQALAEAGLARALFLDLETGGLSSSPVFLAGTMHWNGETFVLRQYFARHYGEEATLLRALGELTGSFEFLITYNGRSYDAPFLRGRAVVHGVRL